In Acidobacteriota bacterium, a single window of DNA contains:
- a CDS encoding type VI secretion system tube protein Hcp, which yields MGTGGIALATDTRGAVDFFLKLDGIDGESQDSKHKGEFQLLNFTFGATQAHARDFVGGGHGAGKASFADFNFVKPADKGSPKLMLYCATGQHIPKAVLTLRKAGKDQQEYLKVTFNDLIVSHISTGGDGGSPLPMDQVSLNYAKIEFEYKEQKADGSLGGATKMIYDLKQQKAS from the coding sequence ATGGGTACCGGCGGAATTGCACTTGCTACCGACACACGCGGAGCAGTGGATTTCTTTCTCAAACTAGACGGAATCGACGGCGAAAGCCAGGATTCCAAGCATAAAGGCGAATTTCAACTTCTTAACTTCACGTTCGGCGCTACACAGGCGCACGCGCGGGACTTCGTTGGTGGTGGCCACGGCGCAGGCAAGGCCAGTTTCGCGGATTTTAACTTCGTGAAGCCGGCGGACAAGGGCAGCCCAAAGCTCATGCTCTATTGCGCTACCGGTCAACATATTCCCAAAGCGGTTCTGACTCTCCGGAAGGCAGGAAAGGATCAACAGGAGTATCTCAAGGTCACCTTCAATGACCTGATCGTTTCCCACATTTCGACTGGCGGAGATGGGGGTTCGCCCCTGCCTATGGATCAGGTGAGCCTTAACTACGCGAAGATCGAATTCGAGTACAAAGAGCAGAAGGCCGATGGTTCGTTGGGCGGAGCCACAAAGATGATCTACGACCTGAAGCAGCAGAAAGCGAGCTAG
- the vasA gene encoding type VI secretion system baseplate subunit TssF, with protein MREDLLNYYERELTYIRQMGTEWAKKYPKLAGRLLMEPDRCEDPHVERLLEGFALLAARVHLKINDDFPEISSALLEVLFPHYIRPVPSMTVVECQLDPEQGKLTAGLRIPAGSVLQSSRFNGITCKFRTAYDATIWPFQVRSATFRSSEGLFQPAGAGTATAALNVQLECMPDIFFHKLDLKSLRFYLSGESNIVGSLYELLFNNCIAVTARDADKPNSKPVVLFDSSLGSASPLRPVGFEENEGILPYSGRSFLGFRLLQEYFTFPEKFFFVDLQSLQSLQSQNFGGKCELAFLFSRFERPERYQTLELGVSVNTVKLGCAPAINLFSQTAEPIRADGSKFEYPIIPDLRRQSATEIYSIDEVTGQDARTRALVDYRPFFALSHNGTEEGTKFWHAVRKASELHEDAPTEMFLSVVDMSEQPVQLDATAITVRCTCTNGNLPSKLPIAAQNESQRERSESGDFSLEGYPAVNKIFALRRPTATFRPPLGKAMLWQLISQLSLNYLSLVDRGKDALQEILRLYNFSDALHLRNQINSITAIQSRRHYALVTSDEGGASFARGTRVEMDIDEVHFAGENVFLFCSVVERFLAHYVSMNSFSQLTASSRQRKEMIRAWPPRSGNQILM; from the coding sequence ATTCGGGAAGACCTTCTCAACTACTACGAACGCGAGTTGACCTACATCCGCCAAATGGGAACGGAGTGGGCCAAGAAATATCCCAAGCTTGCCGGTCGCCTGCTGATGGAGCCGGACCGCTGCGAAGATCCTCACGTCGAACGATTACTCGAAGGCTTTGCCCTGCTCGCTGCCCGCGTTCACTTGAAGATCAATGACGATTTCCCGGAGATCAGCTCGGCTCTGCTTGAGGTCCTGTTTCCTCATTACATTCGTCCAGTGCCCTCCATGACGGTGGTCGAGTGCCAGCTCGATCCCGAGCAGGGCAAGCTGACTGCCGGACTGCGAATTCCTGCGGGCTCTGTGCTTCAGTCCAGCCGCTTCAACGGGATTACCTGCAAGTTCCGGACTGCTTATGATGCGACAATCTGGCCTTTCCAGGTGAGGTCGGCGACGTTTCGTTCCAGCGAGGGATTGTTTCAGCCGGCGGGGGCCGGAACCGCCACTGCAGCTCTCAACGTGCAGCTGGAATGCATGCCCGATATCTTTTTTCATAAGCTTGACTTAAAGTCCTTGCGTTTTTATCTCTCGGGCGAAAGCAATATCGTCGGATCGCTCTACGAGCTGCTCTTTAATAACTGCATTGCTGTTACGGCCCGCGACGCGGACAAGCCGAACTCTAAACCGGTAGTTCTCTTCGATTCCTCTTTGGGGAGTGCATCACCATTGCGCCCTGTAGGGTTCGAGGAAAATGAGGGGATACTCCCATACTCTGGCCGGTCATTTCTTGGGTTTCGATTGCTTCAGGAGTACTTCACCTTTCCGGAGAAGTTCTTTTTTGTCGATCTGCAATCCCTTCAAAGTTTGCAATCGCAGAATTTTGGTGGGAAGTGCGAGTTAGCGTTCCTGTTTTCCCGTTTCGAACGTCCTGAGCGGTACCAGACGCTGGAACTGGGAGTCTCAGTCAATACTGTGAAACTGGGCTGCGCGCCAGCCATCAATTTGTTTTCGCAGACCGCTGAACCGATTCGCGCGGACGGAAGCAAATTCGAATATCCAATTATTCCTGACCTCAGACGCCAGAGTGCTACGGAAATCTATTCCATCGATGAAGTCACCGGACAAGATGCGCGGACACGCGCGCTCGTGGACTACCGGCCGTTCTTCGCATTGAGCCACAACGGAACCGAGGAAGGAACCAAGTTTTGGCATGCCGTAAGAAAAGCTTCCGAGCTTCACGAAGACGCTCCGACGGAAATGTTCCTGTCGGTAGTTGATATGTCAGAACAACCGGTGCAGCTGGATGCCACAGCAATCACCGTGCGGTGTACCTGCACAAATGGAAACCTGCCTTCCAAGCTCCCCATTGCGGCACAGAATGAATCGCAGCGCGAACGCTCGGAATCCGGAGACTTCAGCCTGGAAGGATATCCAGCAGTAAACAAGATCTTCGCGCTGCGACGCCCAACGGCAACATTTCGCCCGCCACTTGGAAAGGCCATGCTCTGGCAATTGATATCTCAACTCTCGTTGAACTACCTCTCGCTGGTAGACCGGGGCAAGGACGCGCTGCAAGAAATACTCCGACTGTACAACTTCTCCGACGCTTTGCACTTACGCAATCAGATCAACAGCATCACTGCAATTCAAAGCAGACGGCATTATGCCCTGGTAACTTCGGATGAGGGCGGTGCGAGCTTTGCTCGTGGAACTCGTGTCGAAATGGACATCGATGAAGTTCACTTCGCAGGAGAAAACGTTTTCCTTTTCTGCAGCGTGGTTGAGCGCTTTCTTGCGCATTACGTTTCCATGAACAGCTTTTCCCAACTTACTGCTTCCAGCAGACAGAGGAAGGAGATGATCCGCGCATGGCCACCCCGCTCCGGAAACCAGATCCTGATGTAG
- the tssE gene encoding type VI secretion system baseplate subunit TssE, protein MPITEIEGFPTPSLVDRLSNDEPDFYDSTDVDASGQIRRQANKARTREAVKRYEDSVRRDLEWLFNSRRVKDDRLAKYPELQSSVFCYGIPDLNSEDPSRTHDKDELLHNMEDAVARFDRRLCDLTIEFGSPVLGSHLLHFQISGVVMMDPVPAEVAFQSSLDPIIGECKVS, encoded by the coding sequence GTGCCCATCACTGAAATAGAAGGCTTCCCAACTCCATCACTGGTCGACCGGCTCAGCAATGATGAGCCAGACTTCTACGATTCCACCGATGTCGATGCCAGTGGTCAGATTCGGCGGCAAGCCAACAAAGCAAGAACCCGAGAAGCGGTAAAACGCTACGAAGATTCTGTGCGCCGAGATCTGGAGTGGTTGTTCAATTCGCGGCGGGTGAAAGACGATCGTTTGGCAAAATATCCGGAACTGCAGAGTAGCGTCTTTTGCTATGGCATTCCCGATTTGAACTCTGAAGATCCTTCCCGCACTCATGATAAAGATGAGCTGCTTCATAACATGGAGGATGCAGTAGCGCGCTTCGATCGTCGTTTGTGCGATTTGACTATCGAATTCGGTTCACCTGTCCTGGGCAGCCATCTCCTGCATTTCCAGATTTCCGGCGTGGTGATGATGGATCCGGTGCCAGCGGAAGTAGCATTTCAGAGTTCGCTCGATCCGATCATCGGGGAATGTAAGGTGAGCTAG
- a CDS encoding virulence protein SciE type: MTATELFQQGKLQQAIEVLGEEVRNAPLDAKRRTFLFELLCFSGDYDRAEKHLSILADGSQAAGMGALLYRSALHAERIRQQMFAEASFPMTHRISSRRVSRAGQFGRVFSDADPRIGGALELFVAGSYTWVALEQVARVEIPKPKRLRDMLWTPAIVTTTPEYKAMELGEVLIPVISPLSWQNQDDDVRLGRSTVWIEDEKYGDIPIGQKLFVLDGQEIPILELGTIEFADALGEGRAAS, encoded by the coding sequence ATGACGGCCACTGAGCTCTTCCAGCAGGGAAAGCTACAGCAAGCGATTGAGGTGCTTGGCGAGGAGGTGCGTAACGCCCCTCTCGACGCCAAGCGCCGTACTTTCCTGTTCGAGCTGCTTTGCTTCTCGGGCGATTACGATCGTGCTGAAAAGCATCTTTCGATTCTTGCCGACGGCAGCCAGGCTGCTGGAATGGGCGCTCTTTTGTATCGCTCTGCATTGCATGCCGAGAGGATTCGGCAGCAGATGTTTGCGGAAGCTAGTTTTCCTATGACCCACCGCATCTCGTCGCGCCGCGTGAGCCGCGCAGGGCAATTTGGCCGCGTGTTCAGCGACGCCGATCCGCGAATCGGGGGAGCTTTGGAGCTGTTTGTAGCCGGCTCATACACGTGGGTCGCCTTAGAACAAGTCGCGCGCGTTGAAATACCAAAACCGAAACGCTTGCGCGATATGCTTTGGACTCCAGCCATTGTTACGACAACACCGGAGTACAAGGCCATGGAACTTGGCGAAGTGCTTATCCCAGTGATTTCGCCCTTGTCGTGGCAGAACCAAGATGATGACGTCCGCTTAGGGCGATCGACCGTCTGGATCGAGGACGAGAAATACGGCGACATCCCGATCGGTCAGAAACTGTTTGTGCTGGATGGGCAAGAGATCCCCATTCTGGAGCTTGGGACTATCGAGTTCGCGGATGCGTTGGGAGAGGGCCGTGCCGCTTCGTGA
- the tssA gene encoding type VI secretion system protein TssA, which translates to MGKRSPFWSLGLSSSRMRWERAVPLRDDLLNPIPGNNPCGENLRYDPIYDKIKEARFEDEDDAPQGEWQRTRKKADFPLVIKLASDALLKKTKDLQLAAWLGEATLRRESFAVLPECISLFQKVQEQFWENCYPELEDGSPELRCAPQEWFAARCDYILRRLPLTKNGLTWIDYQTKKTVPAEADAKGDEKKNEIREEAVKDGKLTPEEWNEGFAATAKEFYEQLVASLNASLEATASLDLFCDEKYGTDGPSLGKLRAVLEEVKVLANVLYMEKGGPDSEQPSDAIDGTEFNADSIMDDAGAAAAPARAKSGAVWAEPADPEAAGNLVARIAHYLRRQDPSQVSPYLLVRALRWGELRSHGESLDESFLASPSTETRQQLRILQRESNWEGLLDGTETAMATPCGRAWLDLQRYAWESCYNLSYSAAATALCAETRALLQDYPNLPSANLSDGTSAADKQTLDWLQASVLPLQTQPEQSASIPEYAPKESSSENGHADYFEVAMQLAKAGRVAEAIDGFAREAARESSGRERFRRQLQMAQICLATQHFPLAYPILQGLAQEMERRNLLDWEEPELLAQVLAMLVQCIDRTTRDQQERARAYSLLCRVGPVAALQFERS; encoded by the coding sequence ATGGGCAAGAGATCCCCATTCTGGAGCTTGGGACTATCGAGTTCGCGGATGCGTTGGGAGAGGGCCGTGCCGCTTCGTGATGATCTCCTCAATCCCATTCCCGGAAACAATCCCTGCGGGGAGAACCTCCGTTACGATCCTATATACGACAAGATCAAGGAAGCGCGCTTCGAGGACGAAGACGACGCGCCACAGGGAGAATGGCAGCGCACACGCAAGAAGGCGGACTTTCCCCTCGTCATAAAACTGGCCAGCGACGCTCTCCTCAAGAAAACCAAAGATCTTCAGCTAGCCGCCTGGCTCGGCGAGGCCACATTGCGGCGGGAAAGCTTTGCCGTTCTTCCCGAGTGCATCTCTCTTTTTCAGAAGGTACAGGAACAATTTTGGGAGAATTGCTATCCCGAGCTGGAAGATGGGAGCCCTGAACTCCGCTGTGCACCGCAAGAGTGGTTTGCGGCCCGTTGTGACTATATTCTTCGCCGGCTTCCTCTCACGAAGAATGGACTCACCTGGATCGACTATCAAACCAAGAAAACTGTTCCCGCGGAAGCTGATGCTAAAGGCGATGAGAAGAAGAACGAAATCCGCGAAGAAGCTGTCAAAGATGGCAAGCTCACACCGGAAGAATGGAACGAGGGTTTCGCAGCAACTGCTAAAGAATTCTACGAGCAGTTGGTCGCATCTCTCAATGCTTCGTTAGAAGCGACCGCCTCACTCGACCTGTTCTGCGACGAAAAATACGGCACCGACGGCCCGAGTCTTGGAAAGCTGCGCGCGGTGCTCGAAGAAGTCAAGGTCCTCGCGAACGTTCTGTATATGGAAAAAGGCGGCCCCGATTCAGAACAGCCCTCGGACGCGATAGACGGAACGGAATTCAACGCCGACTCGATCATGGACGACGCAGGTGCGGCTGCCGCTCCTGCGCGCGCCAAATCGGGAGCGGTCTGGGCGGAACCCGCGGATCCCGAAGCTGCCGGTAACCTCGTAGCTCGAATCGCTCATTACCTTCGCCGCCAGGATCCATCGCAGGTAAGCCCATATCTTCTTGTCCGCGCTTTGCGTTGGGGAGAGCTGCGCTCGCACGGCGAAAGCCTGGATGAGTCGTTTCTCGCCAGCCCCTCAACTGAGACAAGACAGCAGTTGCGAATCCTACAGCGAGAGAGTAACTGGGAGGGACTACTGGACGGCACCGAAACAGCCATGGCAACGCCCTGCGGGCGCGCCTGGCTTGATCTGCAAAGGTACGCATGGGAATCCTGCTATAACCTCTCCTACTCGGCCGCTGCCACCGCTCTTTGCGCCGAAACTCGCGCGTTGTTGCAGGATTATCCGAATCTGCCCTCTGCCAATCTGAGTGACGGGACCTCTGCCGCAGATAAGCAAACGCTCGATTGGTTGCAAGCAAGCGTCCTTCCGCTACAAACGCAGCCCGAGCAATCCGCCTCGATTCCCGAGTACGCCCCAAAAGAATCGTCAAGCGAAAACGGCCACGCCGATTACTTTGAAGTGGCAATGCAATTGGCCAAGGCTGGTCGCGTTGCCGAAGCTATCGATGGATTTGCGCGCGAAGCTGCGCGTGAGTCTTCCGGACGCGAGCGCTTTCGCCGACAACTGCAGATGGCGCAGATTTGCCTCGCCACTCAGCATTTCCCGCTTGCATATCCCATTCTCCAAGGACTTGCCCAGGAGATGGAGCGGCGCAATCTGCTCGATTGGGAAGAACCTGAACTTCTGGCGCAAGTATTGGCCATGCTGGTTCAGTGTATCGACCGCACCACGCGCGATCAGCAGGAAAGAGCGCGTGCATACAGCTTGCTGTGCCGGGTTGGACCGGTTGCAGCATTGCAATTTGAACGATCTTGA
- the tssG gene encoding type VI secretion system baseplate subunit TssG gives MATPLRKPDPDVEIQSEVIDESIAELRTKPWSVSFFQAVRLLRRTFPHRGAVGEFVPPSNESVRFQANPTLAFPASEIQSLDWPEHGERPAQMKVNFMGLCSPSGVMPIPYTELIIERAQKKDNGFRDFLDIFNHRLISLFYRAWEKYRFFVRYERHEADSLTPLLMSFVGIGTRGLAGRQEIADESLLFYAGLLGQHPRSALALKQLLGDYFDVPVDVEQFVGKWIQLDPRDQTEFKEAERVTEQLGCGAVVGDEVWNTQASVRVKLGPLGRERYLDFLPRPESKSYRVLQSILNFYGGTEIDFEVQLVLDRNETLGLNLSSEENASSLLGWTTWIKNAPLDRDPSEAVLQLN, from the coding sequence ATGGCCACCCCGCTCCGGAAACCAGATCCTGATGTAGAGATCCAATCCGAAGTAATCGACGAGTCGATTGCAGAGCTGCGAACGAAACCGTGGAGCGTTTCCTTCTTCCAGGCTGTTCGTTTGCTGCGCCGCACCTTCCCACATCGCGGAGCTGTTGGAGAGTTCGTGCCGCCTTCCAACGAGTCGGTGCGCTTTCAAGCCAATCCGACTCTGGCATTTCCTGCCAGCGAAATTCAATCTCTGGATTGGCCAGAGCACGGAGAACGCCCGGCCCAAATGAAGGTGAACTTCATGGGCCTGTGCTCGCCGTCGGGCGTGATGCCGATTCCATATACCGAACTGATAATCGAGCGCGCCCAGAAGAAAGACAACGGATTCCGCGACTTCCTGGACATCTTCAATCACCGCCTGATCTCTCTTTTTTATCGCGCCTGGGAAAAGTATCGTTTTTTCGTTCGTTATGAGCGGCATGAAGCCGATTCACTGACACCCCTGCTGATGAGTTTCGTGGGAATTGGAACTAGGGGTCTCGCTGGGCGTCAGGAGATCGCAGACGAGTCTTTGCTCTTCTACGCGGGATTACTTGGCCAGCATCCGCGATCGGCTCTGGCCTTGAAGCAGCTTCTGGGCGACTACTTCGACGTTCCCGTCGACGTGGAACAATTCGTGGGCAAATGGATTCAGCTGGATCCGCGTGACCAAACAGAATTCAAGGAAGCTGAACGAGTCACGGAACAACTCGGATGCGGAGCTGTAGTCGGTGACGAGGTATGGAATACACAAGCGAGTGTGCGTGTGAAACTTGGCCCGCTTGGTCGTGAGCGATACCTTGATTTTCTTCCCCGCCCTGAATCAAAGAGCTATCGAGTGCTGCAGTCCATTTTGAATTTCTACGGCGGTACGGAAATTGATTTCGAGGTTCAGCTCGTACTCGATCGTAACGAGACACTAGGACTAAACCTGAGCAGTGAAGAGAACGCCAGCTCTTTGTTGGGCTGGACTACTTGGATCAAGAACGCGCCGCTGGATCGGGACCCATCGGAAGCGGTGTTGCAACTGAATTGA
- the tssC gene encoding type VI secretion system contractile sheath large subunit, whose protein sequence is MAEAAKAAAAAAQAVDQASLLDRIVEEGRFTHNEAARERGKDLVKTFVQEVLQRAATVPKDAETAINARIAQIDKLVSAQLNEVMHHPDFQKLEGGWRGLKYLLDQSETGEGLKIKIFNVKKTELLRDLQRAAEFDQSALFKKVYEEEFGVFGGAPFSALVGDYEFGPKPEDMELLEKIAQVAASAHAPFLSAAAPDMMNLDNFTNLGAHRDIGKVFDNSTYAKWKSFRQSDDSRYVGLTLPHVLMRLPYGADTKPVEAFAYEEGVDGTDHSKYLWGNAAYAMGARLTGAFAKHGWCAAIRGVEGGGLVEGLPAHTFKTDEGDVALKCPTEVAITDRREKELADNGFIPLVHCKNTDYAAFFSVQSCNKPKTYDKEAANANARLSAQLPYIFAMSRFAHYLKAMMRDKLGSFMSRSDCQRFLNQWINNYVCADDNASQSVKAQLPLREAAIEVQEIPGKPGAYRAIAFLKPHFQLDELSVSLRLVADLPASARK, encoded by the coding sequence ATGGCTGAGGCAGCGAAGGCCGCAGCGGCGGCAGCACAGGCAGTTGATCAGGCGAGTTTGCTGGACCGGATCGTCGAAGAAGGGCGCTTCACTCACAATGAAGCGGCCCGCGAACGCGGCAAAGACCTCGTCAAGACTTTTGTGCAGGAAGTTCTGCAGCGTGCAGCAACTGTCCCCAAAGATGCAGAGACGGCGATCAATGCGCGCATCGCGCAAATTGACAAGCTTGTGTCTGCTCAGCTCAATGAGGTCATGCACCATCCCGACTTCCAGAAGCTCGAAGGCGGTTGGCGAGGTCTGAAATATTTGCTTGATCAGAGTGAAACTGGCGAAGGGCTGAAGATCAAGATCTTCAACGTAAAGAAAACGGAACTGCTTCGCGACCTGCAACGCGCTGCGGAATTCGACCAGAGCGCGCTCTTCAAGAAGGTGTATGAAGAGGAGTTTGGCGTTTTCGGTGGAGCACCCTTCTCGGCACTCGTGGGGGATTATGAGTTTGGGCCAAAGCCGGAAGATATGGAGCTGCTCGAGAAAATCGCACAGGTAGCAGCTTCCGCTCATGCTCCATTCCTATCGGCAGCAGCGCCCGACATGATGAATCTTGACAACTTCACCAATCTCGGGGCGCATCGCGATATCGGTAAGGTGTTCGACAACTCTACCTACGCCAAGTGGAAATCATTCCGTCAATCAGATGATTCCCGCTACGTGGGTCTAACCCTTCCTCACGTTCTCATGCGGCTTCCCTATGGAGCTGACACCAAGCCGGTCGAAGCCTTCGCTTACGAGGAAGGCGTCGATGGAACCGATCACTCCAAGTATCTGTGGGGGAACGCCGCGTACGCGATGGGCGCACGGCTTACCGGCGCCTTCGCGAAGCACGGATGGTGCGCCGCAATTCGTGGTGTTGAGGGCGGTGGACTCGTTGAGGGCCTGCCAGCGCATACGTTCAAAACGGATGAAGGCGACGTTGCTCTGAAGTGCCCGACTGAAGTTGCGATTACAGATCGCCGCGAAAAAGAGCTGGCAGACAACGGATTCATTCCGCTGGTTCACTGCAAGAACACGGACTATGCTGCATTCTTCAGTGTCCAGTCGTGCAACAAGCCGAAGACATATGACAAGGAAGCGGCCAACGCCAATGCGCGGCTGTCAGCTCAACTGCCGTATATCTTCGCTATGTCTCGCTTTGCGCACTATCTGAAAGCGATGATGCGCGACAAGCTGGGCTCATTCATGTCACGCTCGGATTGCCAGAGATTCCTGAACCAATGGATCAACAATTACGTCTGTGCCGATGACAATGCCAGCCAGTCGGTAAAGGCGCAACTGCCATTGCGGGAAGCGGCTATCGAAGTTCAAGAAATCCCGGGAAAGCCGGGCGCTTATCGAGCGATTGCGTTCCTCAAGCCGCACTTCCAGCTTGATGAACTTTCCGTATCGCTACGACTCGTCGCCGATCTTCCCGCATCAGCACGAAAGTAA
- the clpV gene encoding type VI secretion system ATPase TssH yields MSINLKSLIGRLNDTTRGTLEAAAGLCLSRTHYDIEPEHFLLKLLDRPDSDVSMVLKHFGIDKSKLTADLNRSIDKFKSGNARTPAISPSLLRALTEGWTIGSLNYSAGQVRSGFVLLALLTEDDLSRLIREISPREVDKINIESLRKDFFALTQMSAETASPLAADSGIAQAAPGAPVAGGKTPHLDQYTTNLTGNARKGKIDPVLGRDSEIRQIIDILMRRRQNNPILTGEAGVGKTAVVEGFALRLANGDVPPPLKKVNLHSLDLALLQAGAGVKGEFENRLKGLIEEVKSSPSPIILFIDEAHTMIGAGGQAGQNDAANLLKPALARGELRTIAATTWSEYKKYFEKDAALARRFQVVKVEEPEENQCSTMLRGIIASLEKHHNLRILDEAVTSTVKLSARYLAGRQLPDKAVSVLDTACARLALGQNATPPAIEDAVRRLDDLEVQQRILQRESAVGADHEERLTAIAEERTQVTARLNALKSRWEQETTLVQKIRDIRSQLESAVAATPVAQDSGAAAAPAANPEISTASLAQLEAELAALQGEEPLMRVCVDTQTVSEVISGWTGIPVGKMVKDEIGSVLDLSLQLGRRVIGQNSALDAIAQRIITSRASLDDPGKPVGVFLLVGPSGVGKTETALALSDLLYGGERNLITINMSEFQEGHTVSTLKGSPPGYVGYGEGGVLTEAVRRRPYSVVLLDEVEKAHPDVLELFYQVFDKGKMEDGEGREIDFKNNVILLTTNACTDTLMKLCADPETMPGPQALVQALKPELNKMFKPAFLGRMMIVPYFPVRDESLKRIVVLKLDKIKRRLQENHAVALHYDDTLIGEIAKRCTEVESGARNVDNILSNTLLPEISRELLARMAEGLPLEAVTVGIGVDGKLTYAWASGRASAERVKEAVKTEQPAA; encoded by the coding sequence ATGAGCATCAATCTGAAGTCGCTGATCGGAAGGTTGAACGATACCACGCGCGGAACGCTGGAAGCTGCTGCGGGACTCTGCCTCAGCCGCACACACTATGACATTGAACCGGAGCACTTTCTGCTCAAGCTGCTCGACAGGCCCGATAGCGATGTCTCCATGGTGTTAAAGCATTTCGGAATCGACAAATCAAAGCTCACCGCCGATCTGAATCGCAGCATTGACAAATTCAAATCGGGAAATGCGAGGACGCCTGCCATCAGTCCATCGCTTCTGCGCGCGCTCACAGAAGGATGGACGATCGGATCCCTCAATTACAGCGCCGGCCAGGTGCGTTCCGGATTCGTGTTGCTGGCGCTACTCACGGAGGATGACTTGTCGCGGCTTATTCGCGAGATCAGTCCGCGCGAGGTCGACAAGATTAATATCGAGAGCTTGCGCAAGGATTTCTTCGCTTTAACACAGATGTCGGCGGAGACCGCGTCACCGCTCGCTGCCGATAGCGGCATCGCTCAAGCTGCACCTGGTGCGCCGGTTGCAGGAGGCAAGACCCCTCATCTTGATCAGTACACCACGAATCTTACGGGGAACGCGCGTAAAGGCAAAATCGATCCCGTATTGGGACGCGACTCTGAAATTCGGCAGATCATCGACATCCTCATGCGCCGCCGGCAGAACAATCCTATCCTCACGGGTGAAGCAGGGGTGGGAAAGACTGCGGTGGTGGAGGGTTTCGCCTTGCGTCTGGCCAATGGCGATGTTCCGCCTCCCTTAAAGAAGGTGAACCTGCATTCTCTCGACCTGGCGTTGCTGCAAGCCGGCGCCGGAGTGAAGGGCGAGTTCGAAAACCGTCTGAAAGGTTTGATCGAGGAGGTGAAGTCGTCGCCCAGCCCGATCATCCTCTTTATTGACGAAGCCCACACCATGATCGGCGCGGGCGGTCAGGCTGGACAGAACGATGCAGCTAACCTTTTAAAACCAGCTCTCGCCCGCGGCGAGTTGCGCACGATCGCTGCAACTACGTGGTCGGAATACAAGAAGTACTTTGAAAAAGATGCCGCTCTCGCCCGCCGATTCCAGGTCGTGAAAGTCGAAGAGCCGGAGGAAAATCAATGCTCAACCATGCTGCGCGGCATCATTGCGTCGCTCGAGAAGCACCACAATCTTCGTATTCTTGACGAGGCCGTAACGTCTACGGTGAAGCTATCGGCCCGGTACCTTGCCGGCCGCCAGCTTCCTGACAAAGCTGTCAGCGTACTTGACACTGCATGTGCCCGCCTGGCACTCGGACAGAATGCTACTCCTCCGGCAATTGAAGACGCAGTGCGCAGGTTGGACGATCTTGAAGTTCAGCAGCGGATTCTGCAACGTGAGAGCGCTGTAGGCGCGGATCACGAGGAACGTCTGACCGCGATTGCTGAAGAACGAACTCAAGTCACTGCCCGTTTGAACGCGCTGAAATCGCGGTGGGAGCAAGAAACGACTCTGGTGCAGAAGATTCGAGACATTCGCTCTCAACTCGAGAGTGCGGTTGCCGCAACACCTGTCGCACAAGACAGCGGCGCGGCGGCTGCTCCGGCTGCTAATCCAGAGATCAGTACTGCATCCTTGGCCCAATTGGAGGCTGAATTGGCAGCCTTGCAAGGGGAAGAGCCACTCATGAGAGTTTGCGTCGACACGCAGACCGTCAGTGAAGTGATCTCGGGTTGGACAGGCATTCCCGTCGGGAAGATGGTCAAGGACGAAATTGGCTCAGTACTTGACTTGAGCCTGCAACTCGGGCGCCGGGTGATTGGACAAAATAGTGCGCTCGATGCCATCGCCCAGCGCATCATCACTAGCAGGGCGAGTCTCGATGATCCCGGCAAACCTGTGGGTGTCTTTCTCTTGGTGGGGCCAAGCGGCGTCGGCAAGACCGAAACTGCACTGGCTCTCTCCGATCTGTTATACGGCGGCGAGCGGAACCTGATCACCATCAACATGTCGGAGTTCCAGGAAGGGCATACCGTTTCCACGCTCAAGGGATCGCCTCCGGGATATGTAGGTTACGGCGAGGGCGGAGTTCTCACCGAGGCCGTACGCCGCCGTCCATATTCCGTCGTACTGCTTGACGAAGTCGAGAAAGCGCATCCCGATGTGCTCGAGCTCTTCTATCAAGTGTTCGACAAGGGAAAGATGGAAGATGGCGAAGGAAGGGAAATCGATTTCAAAAACAACGTCATTCTCCTCACTACCAATGCATGCACTGACACTTTGATGAAGCTGTGCGCCGATCCCGAGACGATGCCCGGACCTCAAGCACTGGTGCAGGCGCTGAAGCCGGAGCTAAACAAGATGTTCAAGCCTGCATTCCTTGGGCGTATGATGATCGTTCCTTATTTCCCCGTTCGGGACGAGTCGCTCAAGCGCATCGTTGTCCTGAAGCTCGACAAAATTAAACGCCGGCTACAGGAGAACCATGCGGTTGCGCTGCACTACGACGACACGCTAATTGGCGAAATAGCAAAGCGCTGCACCGAAGTGGAAAGCGGAGCACGCAACGTCGATAACATACTCAGCAATACGCTGCTGCCGGAGATCTCGCGCGAATTGTTGGCGCGCATGGCGGAAGGCCTGCCGCTTGAGGCAGTGACCGTAGGTATCGGAGTGGACGGCAAGCTTACCTACGCCTGGGCGAGCGGACGCGCAAGCGCAGAGAGGGTGAAGGAGGCAGTAAAAACTGAACAGCCAGCTGCATAA